The window CAAAAATTCTCCTAAACTCTTAAACGCGACTGAGCCCAACCCATGGAGATTTCTTGACGATAACTTCCTGAAAGAAATTATCCCTGAGAAAAAATTTACGAAACTATCGGCATTGGTGGATATTGGGAGAGTCGACCCAAACGACATCCTGCCGCGCGAAGAAAGCATATTGGATATGATTCGGGTTGCCTGCTATATTCGTGAAGTGGACAAGGGCCTCGAGCTTGTGCAAATGTTCCATGATTTGGGCTATGAGACTTCACTCAACATCATGGCTTTATCAAGCGTCCCTGAGAGTCAGCTTATTAAAGCATTCGAATTGGTGAAAGCAAGCCCTGTCGATGTGGTCTATATCGTCGACTCATTCGGCAGCCTTGATCCTGCAGACATTGAGCATCAGGTGAACAAGTTCAAAGCCATGCTTCCAAACAAACAGCTAGGAATTCATACTCACAACAACATGCAACTCGCATTCGCCAATACGCTGTCTGCCTTACGCAATGGGGTAACCTTTCTCGATTCATCCGTTTACGGCATGGGCCGAGCCGCCGGTAACTGTCATACAGAACTACTCGTCAGCTATATACAAAAAACAAGCTATGAGCTTAAGCCTGTCCTTGGCGTGATTGAAAAGCATATGCTCGACATGCGCCAAAGGTGGGAATGGGGCTACATCATCCCCTACATGATTTCCGGTGTCCTGAACGAACATCCCCGCGTCGCCATGTCCTACCGTGACAGTGCCAACCGGGATAAATTTGTCGACTTCTATGACAAAGTAACAACGCCTGAAGCCTCAATAGCAACAGTGTCCAACTGATACACCCACAGATGAACCCGCGTGGGGCTGAATCCATAGCAGCCGTATCTTTTTACTCTCGGCATTTAGTAACAAGATACATAAGCGAAGCCATAGGGACTGTCCCCTATGGCTTTTTTATAAAAGTAGAAAAGCTGCTGTCACTCGCAAATACCAGGAAAATGTAGTGATGATATTAAAATACTAAAGCAAACAAGGTCAAAGTCTGTCGCTCTTCCCAAGAAGTATTGGCGACATTGAGTTCTTCCGGTTCAATGCTGGAAACATCTTCACCACAAATTCGGTTTCACGACCATGAACCAGAGCATCGACATCAATAAAATGATGTAGGTCCAGATGGTGCGCTTCAATTTTGCGGTGAGTGCTATTTT is drawn from Bacillus sp. FJAT-18017 and contains these coding sequences:
- a CDS encoding aldolase catalytic domain-containing protein — its product is MGNKCKILDCTIRDGGLVNNWDFSVEFVQDLYNGLSDAGVEYMEIGYKNSPKLLNATEPNPWRFLDDNFLKEIIPEKKFTKLSALVDIGRVDPNDILPREESILDMIRVACYIREVDKGLELVQMFHDLGYETSLNIMALSSVPESQLIKAFELVKASPVDVVYIVDSFGSLDPADIEHQVNKFKAMLPNKQLGIHTHNNMQLAFANTLSALRNGVTFLDSSVYGMGRAAGNCHTELLVSYIQKTSYELKPVLGVIEKHMLDMRQRWEWGYIIPYMISGVLNEHPRVAMSYRDSANRDKFVDFYDKVTTPEASIATVSN